One Pseudochaenichthys georgianus chromosome 7, fPseGeo1.2, whole genome shotgun sequence DNA segment encodes these proteins:
- the LOC117448934 gene encoding cyclin-Q-like encodes MTADLSVCLGAMEIMCMLHSAWQCRGSGVKLGMRSVPVATACVLYHRFFQRARLQAYEPYLVAMSCVYLAGKVEEQHTRTRDIINVSNRYFNSGSVTLECDKEFWDLRDSVVQCELLILRQLNFHVSFEHPHKYLLHYLISVKSLVNRHAWSRTPVAETSWALLRDCYHGAMCIRHTPQHIAIATLHLALDSYGVELPVGEREWWQVLCVDVTKADIDAVISDLLQLYDMEAKCI; translated from the exons ATGACGGCTGACTTGTCAGTGTGTCTGGGGGCCATGGAGATCATGTGCATGCTCCATTCTGCATGGCAGTGTCGGGGTTCAG GAGTGAAGCTGGGGATGCGCTCGGTGCCCGTGGCCACAGCCTGCGTGTTGTACCACCGGTTCTTTCAACGTGCCAGACTACAGGCGTATGAGCCCTACCTGGTGGCCATGAGCTGTGTGTACCTGGCTGGCAAAGTGGAGGAGCAACACACCAGGACCCGGGACATCATCAACGTCAG TAACAG GTATTTCAACAGTGGCAGTGTTACTCTCGAATGTGACAAGGAGTTCTGGGATCTGAGGGACAGCGTGGTGCAGTGCGAGCTGCTCATACTCCGACAGCTCAACTTCCACGTCTCCTTTGAACACCCTCACAAG TATTTGCTCCACTACCTGATCTCTGTGAAGTCGCTGGTGAACCGCCACGCGTGGTCTCGAACCCCCGTTGCCGAGACTTCCTGGGCATTGCTGAGAGACTGTTACCATGGAGCCATGTGCATCCgccacacaccacaacacattgCCATAGCAACGTTGCACCTGGCTCTGGACAGCTATGGAGTGGAGCTGCCGGTCGGGGAGAGAGAGTGGTGGCAG gtgctgTGTGTGGACGTGACCAAAGCAGACATCGATGCTGTGATCTCTGACCTTCTGCAACTCTACGACATGGAGGCCAAGTGTATCTGA